AAGGTATCCCTAACTCGCCCATCTAATTCTTGCTGGTCATCCTGATTGGCAAGAAAGGTGATTCGAAAGGAACCCCcaacttacatattttattctaGCATCATACAGTACACTTTGTATGTATCGTTATAGGTACGGATGACGGCCCACAGTGCGCGCACGCAACATTTGATGACGTCGGGTTTGATGAAGAAATTCACGGCGACGTCGTTTCACATTGTAAAGACAATGATACCCATAATTCTTGATGCTGTCGAACTACAGGTAAATGACGAAACTGAGAAACTGGCAACTGGGAAAAATACAACCACTTTGCGTTATACTCTggtataaaagttaaaaatatatattcccAAAGCAAAAAAATGCGAATCATCCATTTGCTTCGAATACTATTTGAGCGTTtagtaacaatttgaaagtaaatactTATTCcgataattttataaaaaaaacatgtttaaatgattatattactGTCCACATTTACAGGACAGAGATATGATCATAGAAGCGTTTGGTCAGATTATTGAAAATGCGGAAACTATGAAAAAGGAATCTGAAGATACAAGAACAAGgtttgtgtattgtttaacAATGGAAAGTATAAGGATAAGCCCAGTTGACAAACCATTAAACGAAAACTTATTTAGAAGCAAAAGGCGCAGTCCTAACAAAGACGAAATGAAACAAACTCAACGGACAGATCTGACATGAATCAACATATATTCTGTAATAAATGTTCGGGTAACTACGTTGAAACAGTCAGCGAAAAAAAATGAGTTCCCTGCgtagaaatgtttatttgcttaaagtgacattcaaatacatcaatacatacacatgtataacaaacatcaatgttgAGTGGTAAACTTTAAACTTCTttcttaataatgcatttacggaaaatattaattactgatgaTGAGATTGTACCCGAGTATTTAATGGCTGAAACTACtaggtctcataaggtagaaataccgtgttacatgcacatttctttaaaattaaaaacacgGTGTccatcataagaaccattggttttgacatatattcatcatttttggtttattgaaacaattgtatcaattgtggtaaatttaaACCACTATACCAtctttaatataatgaaaatagtCTTCAGTTATGATAAGGATTGGATTTATTCTAATTAACCATGAACATTGTATATACCTCATATGCTTCAAATTTTATACTCCTAcagttattgatatttagctGAATGCATGTACGTAGACAGTTAGACTTTAACATGCTAAATATACGCActataaactggaaaaccatTATGCTCAATTTATAAACGGTAAATCAGCTATGAAAATGATGTACTATCAGCCTCATAATAGCTCATATCAACAATTCTAGTCTGTATTTTAGGAAATACTGTATTGTCGATTTTGGAAACATCTGCTGTCCcttaaataatttacatattttgaatgttcatTTTTCTAGCTATCTAAAGATTCAGACGGAAATTCAGAAAAACCTAGCATCAGTAAACGACCGCAATAAGGATATTGTCGATAAGAAGAAAaagattgaaattgaaaaagtgaGAGAGAAAGAAATGGCGAAGGCGGCTCAACTCGCACAAAAAGAGTTAGATCAAGAAAGGAAACGTATTGATGATGAActgaaaacattgaaattatacaGAAATAGAATGTATGAATCGGCAGGTAATGCTAGAAAATTTGTAGCGTTACTTGTTAGGTCTCAAATGCTCAAAGAAATGTTCTTTTGAAACATATTGacagtttgcatttttttcatttccgtATAGTTCAAATTACgaaagtgatcattttttacctgtaaagaaatatcatttatgGTAACAATATATACTGTGAatactttatatgaaatattacatGTAACCATTCAGTGTGAAtcattttcagtttaaataaatatttcatttctaacTCATACAATAATATGTATCTAACTAACAAACGcgcgtatatatatataattatacatgtgcGATTCgtgcatatatttgttttggtacaaatatataaatatttcttaaataagtacTGATTGTATTGATTTTCTCGCAGATGCTGCTGGCAAGGCCATGTCTCAGGACAATGACACGACATTTATGAGCTCTGTCGGCCCCTCTGAAGCTATGGTTGGTCCTTCTGGAATCGCTTTGAAAGTCGTAGCCAGTGTTGGAAACTTTTTTACCAACATGTTCAAAGGCgacaagaaaatgaaaatggtaGGGTTCAACGCCtttgaagtacatgtagatCATTGGTCAcgtatttaatttatatatatttgactgTCATTTTCctacatattcaaataaaaattgcaaTCGAAGAAAGATTATATAACGGGGTTCCTTACAAgaaataagttttgaaaagaaaacttaAATTACTACAGTGTGTGATAGTATGCAATGGATTTACTTTTTAAGTTGAGATACACGTGAAAACAAGGATTTCGGTTGGATcttaaaaagcatttctaagAAGAGTTAATTTGCAATTTTAGTACAAAGAACTTCACAAAAACTACCAAGCAAGTGAAGAAAATGTTCATCGTGCATCTCAAGAGAGGCGACAAGTTATCGATCGAGTCAATGAGCAGAGAAAGGAGGCGTTAATACGGCTGGCAAAGCTGAAGGAACTGACTCTACAGGAAGGTATGAATTATTCTCGATTCCGTTTTCTGGGCAGACAACAAATGCTAGTGATTTTTGAAAAAGCAAGAGAGTGTTCCTCTGGTTGGTATTAAACGCAGAACCTCTGGTTGAGAGGCCGCCTTATCCACTAGACAACCTTCACTctcaaaaaatactttaattacaAACTCAGCACTAAATACACGCAAGTCATTTTGCACTGAAgtaactttatttcaaatataacttcgacatattaaaataaaatcaatatattgtctgttataaatatgtttttcagcGATCGGCAGACTAGTTCGTGATAGGTTGTTTAATCCTCTAATCATATAAGTAGCCATTCTAATCAGGTACTGTTCAAAACAtgcttagaatacaacctacatttccAGGCAATGAAATTGTATATAGGCAATTATTAAGTAGAGgactaaatcattaagaatgtCAACTTTCGTGCGTGTTTTAGGTCCGCATTCGCATTCTGCCATGTATCTGATACAAACTCCTTACGTCAGATTTTGCgatgacaatgtatcagccaatgaggttgtactCTTAGTCAGTTAGATGAGCTGAAGtaataaataagtaatgaaCAAGAATGGGCTAGTTCGCTTAGCTCACTCcgtccattcttaatcattgagAATTTACTTATTGTCatataactattacataacataCACTAATTATCTGTTCATCTCTTATTAAAAGCTTCTTTGGGAAATGTGGAGAGTCTCCGTGAAGCCTCACTGCATCTCGGAGACGTTGACAGACAATTCACTCGGATCATCCTGTTCTGGGAGAACATGGCTGCTACACTGAAGTTTCTAAAGGAGGATGTGAAATCTGGAGAAGTCTATTTGAAGAAGATTGAGGATGAGAGATACGCAGAACGATTCAAGAAGTCGATTGGAAAGGCGGAAAGGGTAAGCCATTTAATATGTATTACTTATTTCCAATCTACTTAAACGGAATAATAATGCACTTACAAAAACGCCAATgcaatcaaattttaaataaggAAGAATAGATCATTAaattaaagggacaagacaccagatttcccaaaatcggcaaatataGTACTTCCTCCAAACAAGCCCAGAACTGTCAAAATGTtggcgatattttggcgctttatAACTGGGGATTTGGTTGCCACGTGGCAACCCAATTTAAAAAGGCTATTATTTTTTAACCGTTCACAAATCGTATTTTTACTTTTggtcattaaagtcaaatggtttcaacataataatgcattattaataatatgtttatatgtacatataactAGTACTTCTACCTTTAAATCGTTCGCCATTTTGTGAATAGTTTGTAAGCGTTCAAACAAAACTGTACCTAAACGCGTGCGTTAAACTaccaaaaagagaaaaacaaaggGAGAAAATATAACTTCTGAAAAACGATCTGGAGGTATACAATATCATACTAGAGTCGAGGAAAGAGACCGGTCGGGAAACCGGAAAAAGCAGTACAATTGTCATGGCGTATCGCAACCTTAAGAGTTGTATATTATTTTGCAGTAGCTTGAATGTCAATGCATTTGTTTAACAGGACTGGAAGTTTTTCGGAAGAATTTGCAGCGATTATGTACAAGAAAGCGATACCCAAATCAGCCATCTCTACAATTTCCTATCCAGCCCAGTGGACCATATGTCCACAGATGACAGGGACTCGCGTCAAAAAGCTCTCCTGGCCTCCATTGAAAGTGACATTGAATCTGCGTTCGGTGATAATGATGATTTGGATGGAGAAACTACAGAGTAGATTCTGCAGCGATATATTAAGTGATATATTAATTGACAACGTTTACAAGTGAATGCTAAGTGGCCTATCGATAGACTGGTtggtgaataaaataattaatttattgttcggcttatatataaattaattgattaaCGGATACAATTAAAGACTGATTTGAACTTCATTAGATTAATAGTGAACACTTTTAACACACTAATAATGGCTTGTTGATTAAAAGGGTAATGCATgtgtatgatatttttatatatgatattaaacatatgataaCGAGAGCTGTAAGTTAATATGCTTCATGCTAGAGACCGTTTCCTTGGTAAAACATTCTGAGAAGCAAGGACAAATATATGCGGTTGAGTGAACAAGGTCCAGATGTTTGTGATTTGTCAAGAGGAGGTCACCTGTACCACCAAAGAGAATCACATAAAAGTAAGAAGAACGGGTAATCGAGGGCCAACGCATTGGTTATAACTATGAAAACTATGATGTAAGGAATGATTGTTTGATTTCTATGAAGTAATATGAGtgatattattgcaaacaattcCACTACTGTTCAGACTGTTCttatggcaacgagtacccgagtactcgagtactcgatcgaacgtccgagtacttttttaaaaaaaatctataaaaatcaccaaatacacgatttacagataaaatatcagatctggttagttgccaagaagacaatttacggtccctctaatccccgctgtgtacacaattgacctcaatcaattagttgacagttgttgtgatagttgcaaactgtcaataAAGGACCCgcatttcaaattagcactgatgtcaactagcgaagttttgatagcggtactttcacatacacaattctattgtatatcAATATGTTGTTTATGTGAAGAGATTTGAGTTCAATAATTGTCCTCCCCGTCAGGACTAACGGCACAGTTTCgttttgatgaatattttccaTCAGCTTTTCTTTCGTGGTGTGCTCATAGAGAGCTGTAAGTACCCACATATAGTCGACCCTTGAGTTAAGCAATGAAGTTGCAAACATGGCCAGTAATGCACATTCTCACAACACTCTCTTTGTCAATTTGGAAAAGTCGATCTCACATGGTGCAATACCATCTTCATATCCATTGTTCTTTTCAAGCTggtataaaattttatttatttcagaagaGATTTTTGTCAAGCTAGAATTATCTCCAACGAGTAATTCAGTGATTATTGGTATTTTATCCAGTCTTTCGTTTATCATGTCATCTACTGCTGGGAGCAGCTTGTACTCAATACATCCATTGAACAGATCAGATAGGTAGCTTAAACTGCTAAATTGTCTGCAAATACTATATACATGTGCAGATATGGGAAAAGGTAGTATCCTTATGCTATGTACAATCATGGCTATTATGGTGTGATTAAAAGATAGAACATacatactttatttgttatttaatattatttatttaactgaCCCATACATAACAGAGAATCGTCTACATCGTCAAATTTACTGGTAACATACTTACTCCTACGACAACAGTTCTAATGAATGTGACCTTGACAGGCTGCGATCTACTGCAACTATACATTCTACTAATTGTAACCAATATAAGTCAACTTCTAGTCATTGAAACAGTTAATGACTTAGACAATTagtcattaatatatattatatattgaaatacttttaaaccAAATCAGCTAATTGATTGACAGatcaacattttgaaatgtCAGTGCTCTCTTCTTCTATATCGTATGATCATTGATACTACaatgaatatgtaaaaaaacgAACTAGACAACCAGCGTCATATCCATCAAATTTTCGCTGAATATAATAAGACTAAAATCTTTAAAACCGATTGTTAATGGCAATATAACTGTGAATGCAAAGTGCCTGGTTGTCATCACAATGGACCTCTTACTTTGTTGCCATTATAATTCCTCCAATTTGTCGGTGGAGAACCCCGTCCAATTCTGAGTCTTCACActtatacaatgtatgtttgtattgtttcgATTTCTGTTTCTTCACACACTTGTAGTGTTGAGTCTTAATGTTAAGTTCATTTTCCTCCCACTTGGAACAACTGAAGTCATAAATGAGGTTTGACCTCTTGCAAGAGTTCATCCTCCAGTATAGATTGAAGGtctatacatttatttgtactcTGTAGCTAGCTTGAAGTGTCTCCAAGAAAGAAACACTTTCCGTACTAAAGTTGACTATGattccaaatattttaaatggcaACCCTACTATGAGCTGTTTCACAGAATGGGGAAGTTAAATTACCTGGTAAATTGGTTCCATGAATTACATCATCGTTCACATGACTACAAATCAGCTTTCTTAGACTAGTTAAAAAGAAAGTGAACATGCTCAAAGATTTCTTTAATTCTGGTAGAAATATTAACTGTTTACTGTAGGACTGACCCATGATCCTCATATACATAAAGGAGGAACTTTATTTTCATCTAAATCTTCTCCATGCAAGTGACAATACTTTCTCAATGGGTTCAATGCCATTCTATGTGACTTTGGTTTAGagaaaacaagaaacgccgcaattcgacgaaaccaggtttttaatgattgacagaagaacttcagcctgtgtctgtttttctattttaagtaacagtgaccttgaccctaggaacCCCAAATACAATCCATTGAAatgtatccataaactcttcctttataccaagttgtgtcaggatatgtcaaccctaacttaagttattcagtttcaaccatttttctatttttagtaacagtgaccttgaatctagggatcttaaaacgcaatcccatgaaagtatccataaactcttcctatagacaaagtttggtcaagatatgtcaaccctaactaaagatattcagtttgcaccatttttctattttagtaacagtgattttgaccctagggaccccaaatgcaatcccatgaaaggtatccataaactctccctatagaccaagtttggtcaagatatgtcaaccctaactaaagtaattcagtttcaactgtttttctatttttagtaacagtgaccttgaccttgaaactAGCGACCCCCttacgcaatcccatgaaaggtatctataaactcttcctatagaccaagtttggtcaagatatgtcaaccctaactaaagttattcagtttcaactgttttttctatttttagtaacagtgaccttgaccttgaccctagggacccaaaacgcaatcccatgaaaggtatctataaactcttcctatagaccaagtttggtcaagatatgtcaaccctaactaaagttattcagtttcaactgttttttctatttatagtaacagtgaccttgaccttgaccctagggacccaaaacgcaatcccatgaaaggtatctataaactcttcctatagaccaagtttggtcaagatatgtcaaccctaactaaagttattcagtttcaactgttttttttctatttttagtaacagtgaccttgaccttgaccctagggaccccaaacgcaatcccatgaaaggtatctataaactcttcctatataccaagtttagtcaagatatgtcatccctaactaaagttattttgtttcaaccgtttttctatttttagcaacagtgaccttgaccttgaacctaagGACCCCAATCGCagtcccatgaaaggtacccataaactctttctatagccCAAGTTTGAGCAAGATATatcaacccttacttaagttattcagtttaaactgtttttctatttttaaaaacagtcaacttgaccttgaacctagggaccccaaacgcgatcccatgaaaggtctccataaactcttcctatagaccaagtttagtcaagatatgtcatccctaactaaagttattttgtttcaacctttttttaatttttagtaacagtgaccttgaccttgaacctagggacccaaaTCGCAGTctcatgaaaggtacccataaaccatttctatagaccaagtttgagcaagatatgtcaacccttactaaagttattcagtttcaactgtttttctatttttaaaaacagtcaacttgaccttgaacctagagaccccaaatgcaatcccatgaaaggtctccataaactctccctattgaccaagttaggtcaagatatgtcaaccctaactaaagttattcagtttcaactgtttttctattttagtaatagtgaccttgaccctagggaccccaaacacaatcccatgaaaggtctccataaactcttcctattgaccaagtttagtcaagatatgtcatccctaactcaagttattcagtttcaaccgcttttctatttttagtaacagtgaccttgaccttgaccctagggaccccaaactcaatcccatgaaaggtctccataaactcttcctatagaccaattttagtcaagatatgtcatccctaactaaagttattcagtttcaaacgtttttatatttttagtaacagtgaccttgaccttgaccctagggaccctaaacgcaatcccatgaaaggtacctatcaactctttctatagaccaagtttggtcaagatatgtcaactgttactaaagttattcagtttcataggtgagtttgacgccgcccggccgcccgcccgcccgcggCAGCCCaacaacgacgttcgccattctaataaccaggtttcactttgtgaaaacctggttaaaaatcagtatacagtcgaaacctgttggctccatatcgcttggctcgatttccccgttggctcgaacttgatgtaaaagACCGATTTTTTTACACCATGTAATAATTCCCGATTGGCTCGACATTCGCGAGACTCGAAGTATTTTTaccggtccctgggatatctAGTCAACGGGTTTCGAATGTACTAATATAAATAAGTAGTATCCGGATTTTTTTCCTAAAACAAAGTCTGTGTTAAAGAATTTCTGAAActtatttcaaaaccatttataGGTCCGTGTTTCCACCTTAAAAccatataaaatgatttttccCTGAATTACAAAGCTTGATGTTCAGTGCGTGAAGGGTGGTAATTCAGACACAAATtgcttgttttgtttcaattattgttATCGTTACTGATAATCAGTGTTAAACAATGAGCTTTAAGCAACATGTATAGCAGGGGCCAGTGTTTTCCATTAacttaaaaatggtttccgatgtAAGACTTATTGTTTTAACCCTCAGCAGACGACAAATAAATAACGACAACACCTCTATTGATATTCTTCAAAAATGAAACTTGCTTAAATGTTTTTcagaataatgtttttgaataatGAATCTGATTTATGttctttattttgattttcttcatttcattcaaaacaaattttcatcCAGCAACAGCTATAAATCTGGgataaaaaacaaactgaaaagaAAATACTTGTATTTCACCACGGACTGATGTGGTTTATAGGTCCTTGATTTCACTATCATAGAAACTGtctataacaattattttaaattgtgtacattgtaaatatataattatattactatatatatagAGACATAACACATTAACATTAACACAAAACAACGtctacataaacaaaatatcaagaaatcTTTGAACCAAAACCCATGATAACAACATacctataaaccatggtttATAGGGTTATGATAacaatttaatcatttataagCAGAAGCAACACTACCCGTGCTGTAAAAGAAGAAACTCTTTCATTGTCAATGGAAGAGGTAACTCCGGAACTTTCACAAGTTTTTTAGCGCCAATGCACTCCCTTATAACACACCTACAGTAATGCTGTAATGTTCTTGGTCCTTGTAACAACTGTCTGTACCAATTTAATTTCTCACGTTGATTTTCTGCCCAGTGTCTGGCCAATGTCAAGTGATGCTGCCGTAGATCTTGGATATTCCCAGCGTGTCCCATACCCCCGAAAATCCCTGCCCCTGCCAACCCACCCCTCATAAGCAGGGAGTCCCCCTCCCCATCATCCATGTCCCCTCCTCCACCCCCTCCGTCCCCTATTTGACGGGGAGGGGGAGGTATACCCTGGCCAACCACAAGATTAGCATGGCCTAAAACGTCCAGGCTTGGAAGGTGAATAACACATCTGTATATTGCACTAAGAATTGTTCTGTCGCTATGTCCACCTCTAAGCTCACTCACTATCAAACAGAAACCTCGTTTGTTTCGGATATTGTGGTCAGCACCATATGCAAGAAGTAGCTCTGCTAGCTCCGGCCGTCTCTCTTGGCTGACTGTGTCAGTAAAGCATGCATAATGCAGAGGGGTAAATGAACCTGAAACAAGGAAATATTACGATTAGTTggtaaaacacatgttttgacCATTAAGAAATtcaggattattttttttagaataaagtGTCTGTCTTACATTAGCACTCTGATCTGACACAATACTTTCTAACAGCAGGAAGAGAAATACTTCaagaaatacaatacaaaatatacatgtatg
The Mya arenaria isolate MELC-2E11 chromosome 12, ASM2691426v1 DNA segment above includes these coding regions:
- the LOC128211001 gene encoding uncharacterized protein LOC128211001 isoform X1; the encoded protein is MALSKSQDEMALESQKMFQTIAAIELYHAQREVANYLELAYLNLADHTDVAREVRMTAHSARTQHLMTSGLMKKFTATSFHIVKTMIPIILDAVELQDRDMIIEAFGQIIENAETMKKESEDTRTSYLKIQTEIQKNLASVNDRNKDIVDKKKKIEIEKVREKEMAKAAQLAQKELDQERKRIDDELKTLKLYRNRMYESADAAGKAMSQDNDTTFMSSVGPSEAMVGPSGIALKVVASVGNFFTNMFKGDKKMKMYKELHKNYQASEENVHRASQERRQVIDRVNEQRKEALIRLAKLKELTLQEASLGNVESLREASLHLGDVDRQFTRIILFWENMAATLKFLKEDVKSGEVYLKKIEDERYAERFKKSIGKAERDWKFFGRICSDYVQESDTQISHLYNFLSSPVDHMSTDDRDSRQKALLASIESDIESAFGDNDDLDGETTE